One region of Paralichthys olivaceus isolate ysfri-2021 chromosome 12, ASM2471397v2, whole genome shotgun sequence genomic DNA includes:
- the hectd1 gene encoding E3 ubiquitin-protein ligase HECTD1 isoform X1: MADVDPDTLLEWLQMGQGDERDMQLIALEQLCMLLLMSDNVDRCFETCPPRTFLPALCKIFLDESAPDNVLEVTARAITYYLDVSAECTRRIVGVDGAIKALCNRLVVVELNNRTSRDLAEQCVKVLELICTRESGAVFEAGGLNCVLSFIRDSGHLVHKDTLHSAMAVVSRLCSKMEPQDSSLETCVESLSSLLKHEDHQVSDGALRCFASLADRFTRRGVDPAPLAKHGLTEELLSRMAAAGGTASGPASSCKPGRTSTGAAPSAPDSKLSNQVSTIVSLLSTLCRGSPLVTHDLLRSALPDSMESALGGDERCVLDTMRLVDLLLVLLFEGRKALPKSTAGSTSRIPGLRRLDSSGERSHRQLIDCIRSKDTDALIDAIDTGAFEVNFMDDVGQTLLNWASAFGTQEMVEFLCERGADVNRGQRSSSLHYAACFGRPQVAKTLLRHGANPDLRDEDGKTPLDKARERGHSEVVAILQSPGDWMCPVNKGDDKKKKDVNKEEEEGSEPKGDPEMAPIYLKRLLPVFAQTFQQTMLPSIRKASLALIRKMVHYSSDVLLKEVCDSETGHNLPTVLVEITATVLDQEDDDDGHLLALQIIRDLVDKGGDVFLDQLARLGVINKVSTLAGPASDDENEDEAKPEKEEEVQEDAREIQQGKPYHWRDWSIIRGRDCLYIWSDAAALELSNGSNGWFRFILDGKLATMYSSGSPEGGSDSSESRSEFLEKLQRARSQVKPVTASQPILSSVGPTKLTVGNWSLTCLKEGEIAIHNSDGQQATILKEDLPGFVFESNRGTKHSFTAETSLGSEFVTGWTGKRGRKLKSKLEKTKQKVKSMARELYDDHFKAVESMPRGVVVTLRNISTQLESAWELHTNRQAFCPQCIEGENTWRDLMKTALENLIVVLKDENTISPYEMCSSGLVQALFTVLNNSVELDLKHDCKPLMERINVFKAAFSENEDDESRPAVALIRKLIAVLESIERLPLHLYDTPGSSYNLQILTRRLRFRLERAPGETALIDRTGRMLKMEPLATVESLEQYLLKMVAKQWYDFERSSFVFVRKLREGQTFTFRHQHDFDENGIIYWVGTNAKTAYEWVNPAAYGLVVVTSSEGRNLPYGRLEDILSRDSSALNCHTNDDKNAWFTVDLGLWVIPSAYTLRHARGYGRSALRNWVFQVSKDGQNWTTLYTHVDDCSLNEPGSTATWPLDPSKEEKQGWRHIRIKQMGKNASGQTHYLSLSGLELYGTVTAVCEDQLGKAVKEAEANLRRQRRLFRSQVMKYIVPGARVVRGIDWKWRDQDGNPAGEGTVTGEAHNGWIDVTWDAGGSNSYRMGAEGKFDLKLAPGYDPESAATAPSPKPVSSTVSGPASSTVGPSVTPAAIGGTTTTTSSSSSSSHQQLWSSLVKNNCPDKGGATSLGGASSSSRKGSSSSVCSVASSSDISLSSSAGLPGVGGLRLERRAEGLLLDQGSGAGGLTGGGIGSDGQQQEPIVVLSSAVEGGSGSASSSGTLTADTPAPGDEARNKDSSTATTDPAAAISMGLVSVSSPDVSSVSESSSKDAPSQRPLCSAANARLSVSSLLAAGAPMSSSASVPNLSSREASLMESFVRRAPNMSRTNATNNMNLSRSSSDNNTNTLGRNVMSTATSPLMGAQSFPNLTTTGTTSTVTMSTSIVTSSNNVATATTGLSVGQLLSNTLTTSLTSTSSESDTGQEAEFSLYDFLDSCRANTLLAELDDEEDLPEPDDDDDENEDDNQEDQEYEEVLEEEEYETKGGRRRTWDDDFVLKRQFSALVPAFDPRPGRTNVQQTTDLEIPPPGTPRSEVQEEVECAPSPHLALTLKVAGLGTTREVELPLSNYKSTIFYYVQRLLQLSCNGAVKTDKLRRIWEPTYTIMYRELKDSDKEKESGKMDFCEHSVGGRSGGLSPISVSANQSSEILGVAREAAQAKAGCSQNACGVEDVLQLLRILYIIGGDSTPNPRTLQEDFDELQFNASPEEFTSKKITTKILQQIEEPLALASGALPDWCEQLTSKCPFLIPFETRQLYFTCTAFGASRAIVWLQNRREATMERSRPSTTVRRDDPGEFRVGRLKHERVKVPRGDAMMEWAESVMQIHADRKSVLEVEFQGEEGTGLGPTLEFYALVAAEFQRTSLGIWLCDDDFPDDESRQVDLGGGLKPPGFYVQRSCGLFAAPFPQDSEELERITKLFHFLGVFLAKCIQDNRLVDLPVSQPFFKLLCMGDIKSNMSKLLYQSRSSPHGHDPDRPYLHPFLLLSEVQSEASTEESQETYSVGSFDEDSKSEFIMDPPKPKPPAWYHGILTWDDFQLVNPHRASFLKEVKELAVKRRQILASKSLSEDEKNTRLQDLMLRNPLGSGPPLSIEDLGLNFQFCPSSKVHGFSAVDLKTNGDDEMVTMENAEEYVELMFDFCMHTGIQKQMEAFREGFNRVFPMEKLSSFSHKEVQMILCGNQSPSWTADDIINYTEPKLGYTRDSPGFLRFVRVLCGMSSDERKAFLQFTTGCSTLPPGGLANLHPRLTIVRKVDATDSSYPSVNTCVHYLKLPEYSSEDIMRERLLAATMEKGFHLN; this comes from the exons ATGGCGGATGTTGACCCAGACACCCTGCTGGAGTGGCTGCAGATGGGTCAGGGCGATGAGCGGGACATGCAGCTCATCGCTCTGGAGCAGCTCTGCATGCTGCTGCTCATGTCGGACAATGTCGACCGCTGCTTCGAGAC CTGTCCTCCTCGGACGTTCCTCCCGGCACTCTGTAAGATCTTCCTGGATGAGAGCGCACCAGATAACGTGCTGGAGGTCACAGCCCGTGCCATCACCTACTACCTGGATGTCTCGGCAGAGTGCACCCGGAGAATTGTGGGAGTGGACGGAGCCATCAAGGCGCTGTGCAACCgtctggtggtggtggagctCAACAACAGGACCAGCAGGGACCTGGCTGAGCAGTGTGTCAAG GTGCTGGAGTTGATCTGTACCAGGGAGTCCGGTGCGGTGTTCGAGGCCGGCGGCCTGAACTGCGTGCTGAGCTTCATCAGAGACAGCGGCCACCTCGTCCACAAGGACACTTTGCACTCAGCCATGGCCGTGGTGTCCCGACTCTGCAGCAAGATGGAGCCTCAGGACTCGTCTCTGGAGACCTGCGTCGAGTCTCTGTCCAGCCTCCTCAAACATGAAGACCACCAG GTATCAGATGGTGCCCTGCGCTGTTTCGCCTCGTTGGCTGATAGGTTCACCCGCCGCGGCGTGGATCCCGCCCCTTTAGCCAAACATGGCctgacagaggagctgctgtccCGCATGGCGGCCGCAGGTGGCACCGCGTCAGGCCCCGCCTCTTCCTGTAAGCCGGGCCGGACCTCGACAGGCGCCGCCCCCTCAGCCCCCGACTCCAAGCTGAGCAACCAGGTGTCGACCATCGTCAGCCTTCTGTCCACACTGTGCAGGGGCTCGCCACTCGTCACACAC GACCTGTTGCGTTCGGCGCTGCCTGACTCGATGGAGTCTGCTCTGGGGGGAGACGAGCGCTGCGTGCTGGATACCATGCGGCTGGTGGACCTCCTGCTTGTGCTGCTGTTCGAGGGGCGAAAGGCGCTGCCCAAGTCCACGGCCGGGTCCACGAGTCGGATCCCTGGCTTGCGACGCCTGGACAGTTCAGGAGAGAGATCGCACCGACAGCTCATTGACTGTATCCGCAGCAAGGACACCGACGCTCTGATCGACGCCATCGACACCGGAG CTTTTGAGGTGAACTTCATGGACGATGTTGGACAGACGCTGCTCAACTGGGCTTCGGCTTTCGGCACGCAGGAAATG GTGGAGTTTCTATGTGAAAGGGGAGCAGACGTaaacagaggtcagaggtcatcctCACTACATTACGCTGCCTGTTTTGGACGCCCACAAGTAgccaag actCTGCTGCGTCATGGTGCCAACCCTGACCTGCGAGATGAGGACGGAAAGACTCCTCTGGACAAGGCCAGGGAGAGAGGACACAGTGAGGTGGTGGCTATTCTGCAGTCCCCTG GAGACTGGATGTGTCCTGTGAACAAGGGTGacgacaagaagaagaaagatgtgaacaaggaggaggaggagggcagcgAGCCCAAAGGAGACCCAGAGATGGCTCCGATCTACCTGAAGAGACTGCTGCCTGTTTTTGCACAAACCTTTCAGCAAACCATGCTGCCTTCTATTAG gaAAGCCAGTCTGGCTCTGATCAGGAAGATGGTTCACTACAGCAGTGACGTGCTGCTGAAGGAGGTGTGTGACAGTGAGACGGGACACAACCTGCCCACGGTGCTGGTGGAGATCACAGCTACCGTCCTGGACCAGGAG gATGACGACGACGGCCACCTCCTGGCTCTGCAGATTATACGAGACCTGGTGGACAAAGGCGGAGACGTTTTCCTCGATCAACTGGCTCGACTCGGAGTCATCAACAAGGTGTCAACTCTGGCAGGACCGGCATCAGATGACGAGAATGAGGACGAAGCAAAGCCAGaaaag gaggaggaggtgcaggaggatgCAAGGGAGATCCAGCAGGGGAAGCCGTACCACTGGAGGGACTGGTCCATCATTAGGGGGAGGGACTGTCTCTACATTTGGTCGGACGCCGCTGCCCTTGAGCTCTCCAACGGCTCCAACGGCTGGTTCAGGTTCATCCTGGACGGAAAGCTGGCCACCATGTACTCCAGCGGGAGTCCAGAGGGGGGCTCAGACAGCTCTG AGTCTCGCAGTGAGTtcctggagaagctgcagcGGGCGAGGAGTCAGGTGAAGCCAGTGACGGCCAGTCAGCCAATCCTGTCCAGTGTGGGCCCCACTAAGCTGACTGTGGGGAACTGGTCTCTGACCTGCCTGAAGGAAGGAGAGATCGCCATCCACAACTCAGACGGGCAGCAGGCCACCATCCTGAAGGAGGACCTGCCGGGCTTCGTCTTTGAATCCAACAGGGGGACCAAACACTCATTCACAGCAGAGACATCTCTAG gctctGAGTTTGTAACTGGCTGGACAGGGAAGCGAGGCAGGAAGCTGAAGTCGAAGCTGGAGAAGACGAAGCAGAAGGTGAAGAGCATGGCGAGGGAGCTGTACGACGACCACTTCAAAGCTGTAGAGAGCATGCCCCGAGGGGTGGTGGTCACCCTGAGGAACATCTCCACACAGCTGGAGTCCGCCTGGGAGCTGCACACCAACAGACAG GCTTTCTGTCCACAGTGTATTGAAGGGGAGAACACGTGGAGGGACCTGATGAAAACTGCTCTTGAAAACCTGATCGTGGTTCTGAAGGATGAAAACACGATTTCTCCATATGAGATGTGTAGCAGTGGCCTGGTCCAGGCTCTGTTCACTGTCCTCAACAAC AGTGTGGAACTGGACCTCAAACATGATTGTAAGCCTTTAATGGAGAGGATCAATGTCTTTAAGGCGGCTTTCAGCGAGAACGAAGACGATGAAAG ccgACCAGCTGTTGCCTTAATCCGTAAACTAATAGCTGTCCTGGAGTCGATTGAACGTCTACCTCTGCACCTGTACGACACTCCAGGATCCTCATACAACCTGCAG ATCTTGACGAGGAGGTTGCGTTTCCGTCTGGAGCGAGCGCCTGGAGAGACGGCACTGATTGACCGGACGGGACGGATGTTGAAGATGGAACCGCTCGCCACTGTGGAGTCACTGGAGCAGTACCTGCTGAAGATG GTGGCGAAGCAGTGGTACGACTTTGAGCGCTCGTCCTTCGTCTTCGTGAGGAAGCTGAGGGAAGGTCAGACCTTCACCTTCAGACACCAACACGACTTTGATGAGAACGGCATCATCTACTGGGTTGGAACCAACGCCAA GACGGCATATGAGTGGGTCAACCCGGCTGCCTACGGCCTTGTGGTGGTTACATCATCAGAGGGGCGTAACCTTCCCTATGGGCGGTTGGAGGATATCCTGAGTCGGGATAGCTCCGCCCTCAACTGCCATACCAATGATGACAAAAATGCCTGGTTCACAGTCGACCTCGGACTCTGGGTCATTCCCTCAGCATACACCCTGAGACACGCcag ggGTTATGGCCGCTCTGCGTTGAGGAACTGGGTGTTTCAGGTGTCGAAGGACGGTCAGAACTGGACAACGCTCTACACTCATGTAGATGACTGCAGCCTCAACGAACCCGG GTCGACGGCCACGTGGCCTCTGGACCCATCCAAAGAGGAGAAGCAGGGCTGGAGACACATCAGGATCAAACAAATGGGGAAGAACGCCAGCGGTCAGACTCACTACCTGTCCCTGTCTGGACTCGAGCTGTACGGCACCGTCACCGCTGTCTGTGAGGACCAGCTCG GTAAAGCTGTGAAGGAAGCGGAGGCCAACCTTCGTCGCCAGCGGCGACTCTTCCGCTCCCAGGTCATGAAGTACATTGTTCCTGGGGCGCGGGTCGTCCGCGGAATTGACTGGAAGTGGCGAGACCAGGATGGGAACCCAGCTGGAGAGGGCACTGTCACTGGAGAGGCTCACAACG GCTGGATTGATGTAACCTGGGATGCTGGCGGCTCTAACTCTTACCGTATGGGCGCTGAAGGGAAGTTTGACCTCAAGCTTGCTCCAGGGTACGACCCTGAGTCGGCTGCCACAGCGCCGTCACCCAAACCTGTCTCATCCACTGTTTCAGGCCCCGCCTCCTCCACGGTGGGACCCTCTGTGACGCCGGCAGCCATCGGCGGCACGActaccaccacctcctcctcatcgtcttCCTCGCACCAGCAGTTGTGGAGCAGCCTGGTGAAAAATAACTGTCCCGATAAGGGCGGGGCCACGTCGCTCGGCGGGgccagctcctccagcaggaAGGGCAGCAGCAGTTCCGTCTGCAGCGtcgcctcctcctctgacatcagCCTGAGTTCTTCGGCTGGGCTACCGGGTGTGGGGGGTCTGCGGCTAGAGAGGAGGGCTGAAGGGCTGCTGCTCGACCAGGGCTCCGGAGCGGGTGGATTAACGGGAGGCGGGATCGGTTCCGACGGACAACAGCAGGAGCCGATTGTCGTACTGTCGTCTGCGGTGGAGGGCGGATCCGGCTCAGCGTCCAGTTCTGGCACGCTCACTGCTGACACGCCCGCCCCTGGAGACGAAGCCAGAAATAAGGACTCCTCCACGGCTACCACTGACCCAGCAGCAGCCATCTCCATGGGGCTGGTGAGCGTGAGCTCCCCTGACGTCAGCTCAGTGTCGGAGTCTTCCAGCAAGGACGCACCTTCCCAGAGGCCTCTGTGCTCAGCAGCTAACGCCCGGCTGTCGGTCAGCTCGCTGCTGGCCGCCGGCGCTCCCATGAGCTCCAGCGCCAGCGTTCCCAACCTGTCGTCCCGTGAGGCCAGCTTGATGGAGTCCTTTGTCCGCCGCGCACCCAACATGTCGCGCACTAACGCCACCAACAACATGAACCTGagccgcagcagcagcgacaACAACACCAACACGCTGGGCAGGAACGTCATGAGTACAGCCA cttCTCCTCTCATGGGCGCTCAGAGCTTTCCTAACCTCACCACCACTGGCACCACCTCCACTGTTACCATGTCAACCTCCATAGTAACCAGCAGCAATAACGTAGCCACGGCCACCACGGGTTTGTCGGTGGGCCAGTTGCTAAGCAACACCCTAACGACCAGCCTCACGTCCACGTCCAGCGAGAGCGACACAGGCCAGGAGGCTGAGTTCTCTCTCTATG ACTTCTTGGACAGCTGTCGTGCCAACACGTTATTGGCTGAGCTGGATGACGAGGAGGACCTCCCCGAGCCCGACGACGACGATGACGAGAACGAAGACGACAATCAGGAGGACCAGGAGTACGAGGAGGTCCTG gaggaggaggagtacgAAACCAAAGGAGGTCGCAGGAGGACGTGGGATGACGACTTCGTCCTTAAGAGACAGTTCTCTGCTCTGGTTCCTGCCTTCGACCCCCGACCAGGAAGAACAAACGTCCAGCAGACCACCGACCTGGAGATCCCCCCGCccg GAACTCCTCGTTCGGAGgttcaggaggaggtggagtgcGCTCCGTCTCCTCACCTCGCCCTCACCCTCAAG GTGGCCGGGCTGGGTACCACCAGGGAGGTGGAGCTTCCTCTGTCCAACTACAAGTCGACCATCTTCTACTACGTCCAGCGACTGCTGCAGCTCTCCTGCAACGGAGCCGTGAAGACGGACAAACTGCGACGCATCTGGGAGCCGACGTACAC GATAATGTACAGAGAGCTGAAGGACTCCGATAAAGAGAAGGAGAGCGGAAAGATG GACTTCTGTGAGCACAGTGTCGGGGGTCGTTCTGGCGGTCTGAGCCCGATTTCAgtttcagccaatcagagcagtgaGATCCTGGGTGTGGCCAGGGAGGCGGCGCAGGCGAAGGCAGGCTGCAGCCAGAACGCCTGCGGGGTGGAGGACGTCCTGCAACTGCTGCGGATCCTCTACATCATTGGAGGAGACTCCACCCCCAACCCACGCACGCTGCAGGAGG atttcgACGAGCTGCAGTTCAACGCGTCTCCAGAGGAGTTCACCAGCAAGAAGATCACAACCAAGATCCTGCAGCAGATCGAG GAGCCTCTGGCTCTGGCCAGCGGAGCGTTACCCGACTGGTGTGAACAGCTCACCTCCAAGTGTCCTTTCCTCATCCCCTTCGAAACCCGACAGCTCTACTTCACCTGCACCGCCTTCGGAGCGTCCAG GGCGATCGTGTGGCTGCAAAACCGACGGGAGGCGACCATGGAGCGCTCTCGGCCGTCCACGACAGTGCGGCGGGACGATCCTGGAGAGTTCAGGGTGGGTCGCCTCAAACACGAGCGAGTGAAAGTCCCCCGTGGGGACGCCATGATGGAGTGGGCGGAGTCTGTCATGCAGATCCATGCTGACCGGAAGTCCGTGCTGGAG gTGGAGTTTCAGGGGGAGGAGGGAACAGGCCTCGGTCCGACTCTGGAGTTTTACGCTCTGGTGGCTGCAGAGTTTCAGAGAACGTCTCTGGGAATCTGGTTGTGTGACGACGACTTCCCCGACGACGAGTCACGACAG GTGGACCTGGGCGGGGGTCTGAAGCCTCCTGGTTTCTACGTGCAGCGCTCCTGCGGTCTGTTCGCTGCCCCGTTCCCTCAGGACAGCGAAGAGCTGGAGCGCATCACCAAGCTGTTCCACTTCCTGGGCGTCTTCCTGGCCAAGTGTATCCAGGACAACCGGCTGGTGGACCTGCCCGTGTCCCAGCCGTTCTTCAAGCTGCTCTGCATGGGAGACATCAAGTCCAACATGAGCAAGCTGCTGTACCAGTCCCGCAGCTCGCCGCATGGTCACGACCCCGACCGGCCCTACCTGCATcccttcctgctgctgtctgaGGTGCAGTCGGAGGCGTCCACCGAGGAGAGCCAGGAGACGTATTCTGTGGGCAGCTTCGACGAGGACTCCAAGTCCGAGTTCATCATGGACCCACCCAAACCCAAACCACCGGCCTGGTACCACGGCATCCTGACCTGGGACGACTTCCAGCTGGTCAACCCGCACAG AGCCAGTTTCttgaaggaggtgaaggagctgGCGGTGAAGAGGAGGCAGATCCTGGCGAGTAAGAGTTTGTCTGAGGACGAGAAGAACACCAGACTGCAGGACCTGATGCTGAGGAACCCGCTCGGCTCCGGACCCCCCCTCAGCATCGAGGACCTCGG gtTAAACTTCCAGTTCTGTCCGTCCTCAAAGGTTCACGGTTTCTCTGCAGTGGATCTCAAAACCAACGGAGACGATGAG atggTGACCATGGAGAACGCTGAGGAGTACGTGGAGCTGATGTTTGATTTCTGTATGCACACTGGTATCCAGAAACAAATGGAGGCGTTCAGAG aggGTTTTAACCGAGTCTTTCCAATGGAGAAGTTGAGCTCTTTCAGCCATAAGGAGGTCCAGATGATCCTCTGTGGTAACCAATCACCTTCCTGGActgctgatgacatcatcaactACACTGAACCAAAGCTGGGTTACACCAgagacag TCCTGGCTTCCTGCGGTTCGTCAGAGTTTTGTGTGGGATGTCGTCGGATGAGAGAAAAGCCTTCCTTCAGTTCACCACCGGCTGCTCCACGCTGCCCCCCGGTGGCCTCGCCAACCTGCACCCCCGCCTCACCATCGTCAGAAAG gtggATGCCACAGACTCCAGTTACCCATCAGTCAACACGTGTGTCCACTACCTGAAGCTTCCTGAATATTCCTCGGAGGACATCATGAGGGAGCGTCTGTTAGCCGCCACCATGGAGAAAGGCTTCCACCTCAACTGA